In Corynebacterium sp. P4-C1, the sequence GAGCTGTCCACTTTTGCGTGTGTAGTTCGAAAGTCCCGGACGGGGTCGGCCGACTTCACTACTGTGGAGAAGCACGAAGCGTTGCCCACACGACGAAAGGCCTGAAGATCCCATGAATCTCCGCAATATCCGCCTCGCCTCCAAGGTGGCGGGCACCTTGGTCAACCGGTACCGCGAGCTGAACAACGAGCAGCAGCGCGACGTGTACGAAGCTGTGCGCCTGATGGCCCGCGGCGACAACGGCGCGGACAACGACGGCACAGATAGCAACGGCACGGCTGACGACGGCTCTACCGGGGACACCGCAGAGGACACCTCCACCTTCAGCGCCGCCCGTCTGCAGGCCGGCGACATCACGCGCGCCGCCCACGCACGCCTCGACCGCCGCCGCGCGCAGTTCGAGGCGGAGCAGCTGGACAAGAAGGAGAAGAAAGAGCTGGAGAAGGCCCTGAAGAAGCAGGAGAAGGACGCCAAGAAGGGCAAGCGGAAGGGTATCGCCGTCGGCACCCTCATTCTGGCGCTGCTCGCGGCGATTGCGGGTGCGGTCTACTACTTCATCTTCGGCGGCGACTCCACGGCACCGGCTAAAAAGGCTCCGGTTAAGAAGGCTCCCGCCCCAAAGCAGGCGGCGAAGCCGACCGTGCTGCACACTCAGCCGCCGACAACGGGCTCGACCGGGACGGACCACGGCCCGTTGAGCGAAGAACCGGCGGAGCGCGACGAGGAGCTGCTGAGCTCCATCGATGAGCAGTTGTCCTCGCTGGACACGCTCGACGAGGACGAGAAGGGCGCTGACGCCGGCAACCGCTAGCTCTCCCGCCGCCAGGCGGTGAGCAGGCGGCCGAGCAGGCGGCGCTGCACCTCCGGGTCGTGCTGGACGAGCTTGCCGTCCAAGGGGCGTGTGACCACGAAGACCTCGGCGGCGAAGTCGAGGGGCTTCAAGTCCGCGGGAACGAGACCGGCCGGCGCTGCCCTATCCAGGACGTCCTGAAAGGCCACGATGGTCTCTTCGCGTTTCGCGGCCAGTTCGGCGTCGTCGTGCCAGTAGTCGAGGGTGATGGCGTTGACGAGGGGCCGACGCCGTAGTCGAGGAGGCCCCAGACGAGGTTGTCCCAGTGGGTGCGGGGGTCGCCGTCGAAAAGCGAGCGCGTTGTTTCGATCCTCTCCCCCAAGATTCCCAGCAACCGCAACCCGCAGGCGACATCGAGGTCGGTGCGGGTAGGAAAATTGCGGTAGAGAGTGGCAATGCCGACCTCGGCGCGGGCAGCCACCGCCTCGAGTGTCACAGCGGACTCGGGTGTCGTGCGCATTAAGTCGCATGCAGCGTCAATGATGCGCTCGCGCCGGAGTTTCGCATCTGCTCTCATGATTCCCGCCTTGACTAATGGCTTTTCAAGGGGGACCATACGCTAGGAATAAACGATAGTCTAACCTCCACTTAAACAAGGGGTACCCCAGTGGAAACTATCCTCAGCGTCCGCGACCTGGTTGTTCGCCGGGGAGACGCACCATTGAACTTCGATGTCACTGACGGACTCACGCTCCTCATCACCGAGCGCGAGTCCGGTGCGTCGACCCTTAACATGGCCCTCGCCGGCCGCTACCGCCCCAAGGGCGGCGAGATCGTTATGGACGGTAAGCCGACCTCCCCGCGCCAGCGCTTCAAGCGCGTGGTCATGGGCTCGTGGATCCCGGCCGTCCTGGTGGGCTTGGTGCAGGCCTTCAACCTGTGGGTCGTGCAGGACTTCGTGCTCAAGGTAGATCCGGTCCACCCGTTCCAGATGCTTTTGGCCCTGGGCTTCATCGCTGCGGTGTTCAACACGGCGATCCTGGCCATTTACGCCCTGTTCGGCCCGTCTGTCGGCCGCCTGATCACGATGGTTTTGATGTCCCTGCAGCTGGTGGCATCCAACGGCCT encodes:
- a CDS encoding TetR/AcrR family transcriptional regulator, yielding MRADAKLRRERIIDAACDLMRTTPESAVTLEAVAARAEVGIATLYRNFPTRTDLDVACGLRLLGILGERIETTRSLFDGDPRTHWDNLVWGLLDYGVGPSSTPSPSTTGTTTPNWPRNAKRPSWPFRTSWIGQRRPVSFPRT
- a CDS encoding YhgE/Pip family protein gives rise to the protein METILSVRDLVVRRGDAPLNFDVTDGLTLLITERESGASTLNMALAGRYRPKGGEIVMDGKPTSPRQRFKRVVMGSWIPAVLVGLVQAFNLWVVQDFVLKVDPVHPFQMLLALGFIAAVFNTAILAIYALFGPSVGRLITMVLMSLQLVASNGLYPPEVQPKFIQWVHSWDPMRYSVDLMRHTLFGTLPGDNRVHIAMTVLGCVGVAAFLLAMLGFWKERVLMEKDIHPQLNV